Proteins encoded within one genomic window of Methanothrix harundinacea 6Ac:
- a CDS encoding RDD family protein, translating into METETAGERGEPPLDLASVGSRFIGYLIDSVIVGVIGSILSYASMNVGETLGGINAFLGFLVSVGYYTYFFGNGQTPGMMAMKIKLVGTDGTYPIGYGKGFLRWIGMGISTAVILLGYLWILIDKKKQGWHDKIAGTYVVNA; encoded by the coding sequence ATGGAGACGGAAACTGCCGGAGAGAGGGGGGAGCCGCCCCTCGACCTGGCGAGCGTCGGGTCGAGGTTCATAGGCTACCTGATCGACAGCGTCATCGTCGGGGTGATCGGATCGATCCTCAGCTACGCCTCGATGAACGTCGGCGAGACCCTGGGCGGCATAAACGCCTTCCTGGGCTTTCTGGTATCGGTCGGGTACTACACCTACTTCTTCGGAAACGGCCAGACTCCGGGGATGATGGCGATGAAGATCAAGCTGGTAGGGACCGACGGGACCTATCCGATAGGATACGGAAAGGGCTTCCTCCGGTGGATCGGGATGGGCATATCGACCGCGGTGATCCTCCTCGGATACCTCTGGATCCTCATCGACAAGAAGAAGCAGGGTTGGCACGACAAGATCGCGGGAACCTATGTAGTCAACGCCTGA
- a CDS encoding RDD family protein, giving the protein MNEPYDKKEGVVPNLAGIGQRMASYLMDLVVLSIIYIALVFLFDLPAEDWSLAWSGLPSDYPPIYLLMAAIGIGYYTYFFGAGQTPGMRLLEIKLVRADGIEPIGLRRGFLRWVGMEISGVVLFLGYLWILIDRRRQGWHDKIAGTYVVKE; this is encoded by the coding sequence ATGAATGAACCATACGATAAGAAGGAAGGGGTGGTGCCAAACCTGGCAGGCATCGGCCAGAGGATGGCGTCATACCTGATGGACCTGGTCGTCCTGAGCATCATCTACATCGCCCTCGTCTTCCTCTTCGACCTCCCGGCGGAGGATTGGTCTTTGGCCTGGAGCGGCCTCCCATCGGATTATCCCCCGATATACCTCCTGATGGCGGCGATCGGCATAGGATACTACACCTACTTCTTCGGGGCGGGGCAGACGCCGGGGATGAGGCTCCTGGAGATCAAGCTGGTCCGGGCCGACGGAATCGAGCCTATAGGCCTCCGCCGGGGCTTTCTCCGGTGGGTCGGGATGGAGATATCTGGCGTCGTCCTCTTCCTCGGATACCTCTGGATCCTCATCGACAGGAGGAGGCAGGGTTGGCACGACAAGATCGCTGGGACCTACGTCGTCAAGGAGTGA
- a CDS encoding MM0924 family protein → MMDKFISEHLYNKDIEVYFGGDGDQRLRGRVVGSADGVLVLENGGRRDYVNIEKVIAAWEV, encoded by the coding sequence ATGATGGACAAATTCATATCCGAGCACCTGTACAACAAAGATATTGAGGTCTACTTCGGCGGGGACGGCGACCAGCGGCTTCGCGGGAGGGTGGTGGGCTCCGCCGACGGCGTCCTGGTCCTGGAGAACGGAGGAAGAAGAGACTACGTGAACATCGAGAAGGTGATCGCCGCCTGGGAGGTATGA
- a CDS encoding DUF166 domain-containing protein has protein sequence MKVAVFYNGEFGRTLIGNLINFSGFCISCGDGCTLCKAGKYSLAEDLVSVIEMPDPEGLEDFIDDVSPYIPAEIPEADIAIVVHVHPDIIFGLLSILKEKGYKGIIGGSEMPKDLPLGLRTQLAEEARRMGLEAAFAKPFCALRPDPATPAINAFMQKAHFGEPEIEIVAQESRPGKETILAANVVRSAPCGSTWYVAKRMTGLDTDQPDLRERISEAHHAYPCTASMDQDPELKDTILHRAGYIIREAVEDAIKRGKRAEPRDSGTFSGAARPKVSG, from the coding sequence ATGAAGGTCGCGGTATTCTACAACGGCGAGTTCGGGCGAACCCTGATAGGAAACCTGATCAACTTCTCGGGGTTCTGCATATCCTGCGGCGACGGCTGCACCCTCTGCAAGGCCGGCAAGTACAGCCTCGCTGAGGACCTGGTATCCGTCATCGAGATGCCCGACCCCGAGGGCCTCGAAGACTTCATCGACGACGTATCTCCCTACATCCCCGCCGAGATCCCCGAGGCGGATATCGCCATCGTCGTCCACGTCCACCCCGACATCATATTCGGCCTCCTCTCCATCCTGAAAGAAAAAGGGTACAAAGGGATCATTGGAGGGTCTGAAATGCCGAAGGACCTCCCCCTGGGCCTCCGGACCCAGCTGGCCGAGGAGGCGAGAAGGATGGGCCTGGAGGCCGCCTTCGCCAAGCCCTTCTGCGCCCTCAGGCCCGACCCGGCCACCCCTGCCATAAACGCCTTCATGCAGAAGGCCCACTTCGGCGAGCCCGAGATCGAGATCGTAGCTCAGGAGAGCCGGCCGGGAAAGGAGACGATCCTCGCCGCCAACGTCGTCCGCAGCGCCCCGTGCGGATCAACCTGGTACGTGGCAAAGAGGATGACGGGACTCGATACCGACCAGCCCGACCTCCGGGAGAGGATATCCGAGGCCCACCACGCATACCCATGCACCGCCAGCATGGACCAGGACCCAGAGCTGAAAGACACCATCCTACACAGGGCGGGATACATCATCCGCGAGGCCGTCGAGGACGCCATAAAGAGGGGAAAGAGGGCGGAGCCGAGGGATTCGGGGACCTTCTCGGGGGCGGCGAGGCCCAAGGTATCCGGATGA
- the pepD gene encoding beta-Ala-His dipeptidase, whose translation MEEDLSGIEPRLLWRHFDELRKIPRCSKREERAAEYVLAVGRRMGLDCGMDGAGNVLLRKGATPGREGSRAVLLQAHLDMVCEKDRGSDHDFSRDPILVQVEDGFVSAVGTTLGADNGIGVAAALAVLADPGAVHGPLELLFTVDEEEGMSGAGAVQEGQIAARMMINLDTDDPHAVYVGCAGGETSNLRLPMRWDRPDPAGASAFEVVVGGLSGGHSGVDIHLQRGNAIKLLGLLLWAAGERVFPGLSSLRGGEKHNAIPREAEAVVVVPREEAEAFSSLVEAEARALREEYRAVDPGLWVEVSAVEMPARVASPEGSRRAIGLVAALPNGVLRWSPEIPDLVETSTNLSVAFTEEEDLYLQTASRSSSKVGLEATTATIRAAAALAGARVERGDRYPGRLPDLDSELLSACRAAHRNLFGRDPEVKSIHAGLEMGIIGEKFPDMDMVSLGTLIEHPHSPAERVKISAVAEFYRFILAALERISEM comes from the coding sequence ATGGAAGAAGACCTCAGCGGCATAGAGCCCCGCCTCCTATGGAGGCATTTCGACGAGCTCCGGAAGATACCGCGGTGTTCGAAGCGAGAGGAGCGGGCGGCAGAGTACGTCCTCGCCGTCGGAAGGCGGATGGGGCTGGACTGCGGGATGGACGGGGCTGGAAACGTCCTATTGAGGAAGGGGGCGACCCCCGGCAGGGAGGGGTCTCGGGCCGTCCTCCTCCAGGCCCACCTGGACATGGTCTGCGAGAAGGATCGGGGGTCGGATCACGACTTCTCCAGAGATCCGATCCTAGTCCAAGTCGAGGACGGCTTCGTCTCGGCCGTAGGGACGACCCTGGGCGCCGACAACGGGATAGGTGTCGCCGCCGCCCTGGCCGTCCTCGCAGACCCCGGAGCGGTCCACGGTCCCCTGGAGCTCCTCTTCACCGTCGACGAGGAGGAGGGGATGTCGGGGGCCGGGGCCGTCCAGGAGGGGCAGATCGCGGCGAGGATGATGATCAACCTGGACACCGACGACCCCCACGCCGTCTACGTCGGCTGCGCCGGAGGCGAGACCTCCAACCTGCGGCTTCCCATGAGGTGGGACCGCCCCGACCCGGCCGGGGCCTCGGCCTTCGAGGTCGTCGTGGGGGGGCTCTCAGGGGGCCACTCCGGCGTCGACATCCACCTTCAGCGGGGAAACGCCATCAAGCTCCTCGGCCTCCTCCTCTGGGCCGCCGGGGAGAGGGTCTTTCCGGGCCTCTCCTCCCTCAGGGGCGGGGAGAAGCACAACGCCATCCCCCGGGAGGCGGAGGCGGTCGTCGTCGTCCCCCGGGAAGAGGCGGAGGCCTTCTCCTCTTTGGTGGAGGCGGAGGCCCGCGCCCTTCGGGAGGAGTACCGGGCCGTCGATCCGGGGCTCTGGGTGGAGGTCTCGGCCGTGGAGATGCCGGCGAGGGTTGCGTCCCCGGAGGGGTCGAGGCGGGCGATCGGCCTCGTCGCCGCCCTCCCGAACGGGGTCCTCCGGTGGAGCCCCGAGATCCCAGACCTCGTCGAGACCTCGACGAACCTCTCCGTCGCCTTCACCGAGGAGGAGGACCTCTACCTCCAAACGGCCTCCCGATCGTCGTCGAAGGTCGGTCTCGAGGCGACGACCGCCACCATCCGGGCGGCGGCGGCCCTCGCCGGCGCCCGGGTCGAGAGGGGGGACCGCTATCCCGGGCGGCTCCCAGACCTCGACTCTGAGCTCCTTTCGGCCTGCAGGGCGGCCCATCGGAACCTCTTCGGCCGGGATCCGGAGGTGAAGTCGATCCACGCCGGCCTCGAGATGGGGATCATCGGGGAGAAGTTTCCGGATATGGATATGGTCTCTTTGGGAACGTTGATCGAGCACCCCCACTCCCCGGCGGAGAGGGTGAAGATCTCAGCGGTGGCGGAGTTCTATCGGTTCATCCTGGCGGCGCTGGAGCGGATATCGGAGATGTAG